The Nicotiana sylvestris chromosome 6, ASM39365v2, whole genome shotgun sequence genomic sequence GTAAGAGACCAGCTGGAGCTAATGTTTCATATTTATGTTGCTGGCATATCAAACAATTCTGGACAAACAACTTAACATCATGCTTCAAACAAGGCCAGAAAAAATTTGCAGATACTCTTTTGAGAGTTTTCAAGTATCTTACATGCCCTCCTGTTGGAGAATCATGCGCCTCTGCTAAAATCTTGGCTTTGAGCTCAGGATAATCGGGAATAACCAGCCGAGATTTGTAATAAAGATGGTTAGCAGACAACAAAAAATCTGGATGAGTTGAAGGATCAGAAGAAAGTTGATCTCGAATCTGCTTAGTATATGGATCAGCTTCAATTTCTTCTCTCAAATCACTGAAGTTTAATGGAATAGGCATCACCAAAGTAAAAAAATCAGCATGTTGAGGGCGAAGGGATAAGGCATCAGCTCCTTTGTTTTCACTTTCAGACTTATAGACAATAGTGAAATCAAAAGACAACAATTTAAGCAACAACCGCTATTGTTGAGTAGTAGTCACCTGCTGATTCAAGAGGTATTTGAGGTTGTAATGGTCAGTGGTGATAATAAAATGCCGACCCAGAAGATAGTGCTTCCATTTTTGCAATGCAAGGACCAAAGCTAATAACTCGCGATCATAAGTAGATTTAATGCGATTAGAAAAGGAGAATCCCTTACTAAAATATGCAATGTGGTGGTACTGTTGCAGTAGAATAGCCCATACTCCATCAGATGAAGCATCACACTCAACTATAAATTGTTGAGTAAAGTCGGGAAGATGAAGCGCTGGAACTGATGTCAAGATCCTCTTAAGATGTTGAAAAACCTCTTCTACCTTTGCATTCCAGTGAAAAGCATCTTTCTTGGTCAATTCTGTTAAAGGACGAGCAATGATCCCATAGTTCTTAACAAACCGCCTGTAATGCCCTGTGAGACCTAAAAAACCGTGAAGTTCCTTGATATTTTTTGGCACAAGCCATTCCAAAACAGAGGATATTTTGTCCGAATCCACGGCTACTCCATCTCGGGAAATCACATGGCCCAAAAATCCAACTTGGGGTTGTCCAAATAGACATTTTTTTGGATTAGCAAAAAATAAATTAATGGAGAGAAGATGAAGGACTGTTTGCAGGTGGTGTTGGTGTGTTTGAGGGTCATGACTATATATTAGAATATCATCAAAGGAAACCAGGACGAATTTTCTAAGATATGGTCTGAAAAGATCGTTCATGGAAGCTTGGAACGTGGATGGTGCATTGGTAAGCCCAAAAGGCATTACAAGAAATTTGTAATGGCCTGAATGAGTGCAGAAGGCAGTTTTATGGACATCATCAGGTTAGACTCGGATTTGATGGTATCCTAAACGTagatcaatttttgaaaaaatagtaGCTCCATGTAACTCATCCAGTAATTAATATTGGGTATGCGATATTTGTCTGGTACAGTGATTTTGTTAAGGCTACGGTAATCCACACAAAACCTCCAAGAGTCACCTTTCCTTTTCACTAACAGAACTGGGCTAGTAAAAGATATTGAGCTAAGACGAATGAAACCGGAATCTAATAAAGCAACAACTTGGTTCTCAATTTCAGTTTTTTGGCTATGTGGGTAACGATAAGGTCTTATGTTTGGAGGTTTAGAATCTGGTAACAGAGGAATAGCATGGGAATATGTTCTAAATGGTGGAAGAGAGGTCGATTTAGAAAACACAGACTGAAACTCATCTAAAAGTGTCTGAATTGGATTACCCGGATTCTCTGATAACTTGTTAAAAGATTGGAGGGAAGCCACAGTGAAATTCGCCGATCTCACCCCTTGTAGTTTGTAGCGTTTCCCTTGCCAATTGAAAATTATGAACATATCCTTCCAGTTAGCTTGAATAGTGTTAAGAGAAGCTAACCATTTGATACCAAATACCAAATCAACCCCTCCAACTACAAAAGGGTAGTGATCCTGAGTGATGGTTAAGCCTGGCAACTGAATTTGAAGATTCCGACAAACTTTATTGCAACGTATGATGCCCCCATTCCCTATTTGCACACCAAATGTTGGAACATTTCTACTGGAAGTTTATGCTCTTCTACAATGGATTCAGCCACAAAGTTATGCGTGGAACCACTATCCAGAAGTATTATAACCTATCTCTGGTTGATTGCACCTTGAAGCTTCATTGTAGTACCAACTGAGTGTCCCAAAATGGCAtgaaaaga encodes the following:
- the LOC138871973 gene encoding uncharacterized protein, coding for MELTGGDQLDDVDDINATNDDPQETDIAEISFHAILGHSVGTTMKLQGNGGIIRCNKVCRNLQIQLPGLTITQDHYPFVVGGVDLVFGIKWLASLNTIQANWKDMFIIFNWQGKRYKLQGVRSANFTVASLQSFNKLSENPGNPIQTLLDEFQSVFSKSTSLPPFRTYSHAIPLLPDSKPPNIRPYRYPHSQKTEIENQVVALLDSGFIRLSSISFTSPVLLVKRKELTKKDAFHWNAKVEEVFQHLKRILTSVPALHLPDFTQQFIVECDASSDGVWAILLQQYHHIAYFSKGFSFSNRIKSTYDRELLALVLALQKWKHYLLGRHFIITTDHYNLKYLLNQQSESENKGADALSLRPQHADFFTLVMPIPLNFSDLREEIEADPYTKQIRDQLSSDPSTHPDFLLSANHLYYKSRLVIPDYPELKAKILAEAHDSPTGGHVRYLKTLKRVSANFFWPCLKHDVKLFVQNCLICQQHKYETLAPAGLLQPLPIPNRVWEDISLDFIVGLPPSNGFDTILVVVDRFSKYNHFLALYHPFTAKTVAGVLCKEIVRLHGLPRSILSDRDVVFSTARGARSDVLARTKFQSLEGTIQDEISIDSKRRDLSFNVGDAVFLRLQPYRQKSLAKRPNEKLSRYFGPYKIVRKVGPVSYEVQLPQTSKVHPIFHVSLLRPTLGCSDVTSPPPLPLLGELELMLESEKVLSHRWVKESRVSTLELLIQWRHRSIEEASWEDYDLLAVQFPSFWLEDKLLKCISDETVNQQLLLGTAPAV